From a region of the Primulina eburnea isolate SZY01 chromosome 7, ASM2296580v1, whole genome shotgun sequence genome:
- the LOC140836065 gene encoding photosynthetic NDH subunit of lumenal location 3, chloroplastic yields MANAANLNAIFETLPAIPKLCSFEKICRKAKICCYLDKKNDGIQEPSRRFVLSVATVALFGNAGVRNSMAEDNGFWLIGPIPVPYAVNDINNKETGTRSFIKKGVYIANIGTKGRMHRLKKSAFDLIAMGDLIAQGDTLNYVRRYLRLKSTFIYYDFDEVISAALEDDKKSLTDLANRLFDSVEKLESAVRKQNLTQTESCHQATVLILEEVMTRMA; encoded by the exons ATGGCGAATGCAGCTAATTTGAATGCCATATTTGAGACTCTACCTGCCATTCCCAAGCTTTGCAGCTTCGAAAAGATTTGCAGAAAGGCTAAAATTTGTTGCTATCTTGACAAGAAGAATGATGGGATTCAAGAGCCTTCAAGAAGATTCGTATTAAGTGTTGCAACAGTTGCGCTGTTCGGCAACGCCGGTGTCAGGAACTCGATGGCAGAAGACAATGGATTTTGGCTcattggtcctataccagtacCTTATGCTGTCAATG ATATTAACAACAAAGAGACGGGAACTCGTTCTTTTATCAAGAAAGGAGTTTACATTGCAAACATTGGCACTAAAGGGAGAATGCATAGATTGAAAAAATCTGCTTTTGATCTCATAGCTATGGGGGACTTGATAGCGCAAGGGGACACATTGAATTATGTCCGGCGATATCTACGTCTTAAATCTACGTTCATCTACTATGATTTCGACGAAGTTATATCCGCAGCATTGGAAGATGATAAGAAATCTCTTACtgatcttgccaacagattatTTGACAGTGTAGAAAAG CTCGAAAGCGCTgtaagaaagcagaatttgactCAGACAGAGTCGTGTCATCAAGCTACAGTATTGATTCTTGAAGAGGTCATGACTCGAATGGCATAA
- the LOC140836964 gene encoding formin-like protein 5, which yields MNLQGKICVTGIFYRMTLVALLFVLVAPCLESKREESETLLAYLVDLGEIDMEMAELLHVNCKLEFLHANRVLQDLELQFTEGRSSHDGELCIGRISRTKKHEIIKVLHPVVEQLILDCLRENSHLFHTTGEEKGSETLYTKSLGHLFTQTSSFQRRKLAQTFGEAPAPSPMVLFPSPAPSIPATADPQPPQSPPLPFFPPDFSGSDLQPTTSEHSYAGASDAQSSKHKTSNRTVVVAVVVTASVTFFIAAMFFLCCRKCGAGSRRGRNDERPLLSLSLSDYSIASSHKSYGLGTSTNEEKVGNQSINNKLNHNKFSGKSYMESHSLSNSKFENSVGVTTTNTGEDSVRMTLGTPGLPPLKPPPGRTDPPKPPLDKTAPSTPTPTPTPTAPVPPPAPPIIQQFGGPRAPPPATPPPPPLPSGIKSGPRPPPPPGAGVPPPRPPPPRAGVPPRSPSMGLKPPRPALSHPSTSASADDADDGPNKAKLKPFFWDKVLANPDHSMVWHQIKSGSFQFNEEMIESLFGYAPAAKNMNGGKKESASQDPSTQYIQLIDPKRSQNLSILLKALNVTTEEVCDAIEEGNELPAELIQTLIKMAPTTEEELKLRLYSGNLSQLGTAERFLKTLVEIPFAFKRLESLLFMCTLQEEISTLKESFTVLEAASTELRKSRLFLKLLEAVLKTGNRMNVGTFRGGAQAFKLDTLLKLADVKGTDGKTTLLHFVVQEIIRSEGMRAARAAKESRSLSSFKSEDFLEDSIQDSDDQFQRKGLQVVSGLSSELEDVKKAAALDADSVTGTVSRLGHTLIKSKNFLSSEMKNVSEENGFHQALKSFVQNAEADIMWLLEEEKRIMALVKSTSDYFHGNAGKDEGLRLFIIVRDFLIILEKVCKELQFAQPKSSRTSKQDDSAAGPVDPRQPPTTDPRQRLFPAITDRRVDSSSSDDES from the exons ATGAATTTGCAAGGAAAAATATGTGTCACAGGAATTTTTTATCGCATGACTCTTGTTGCTCTTCTTTTCGTTTTGGTGGCACCCTGTTTGGAAAGCAAGAGGGAGGAATCGGAAACTTTACTGGCCTATCTGGTGGACTTGGGGGAGATAGATATGGAGATG GCTGAATTATTACATGTTAACTGTAAGCTCGAGTTCTTGCATGCCAACAGAGTTCTACAAGATCTTGAATTGCAATTCACAGAAGGCCGGTCAAGTCATGATGGGGAACTTTGTATTGGCAGGATATCCAGAACAAAAAAGCATGAGATTATCAAGGTTTTGCACCCTGTGGTTGAGCAACTCATTCTAGATTGTTTAAGGGAAAATAGCCACTTGTTTCATACCACTGGAGAAGAGAAAGGTTCTGAAACTCTGTACACCAAGTCTTTGGGACATTTGTTCACGCAGACCTCTTCTTTTCAACGGCGAAAGTTAGCTCAGACATTTGGAGAAGCACCTGCTCCATCCCCGATGGTTTTATTCCCTAGTCCAGCTCCTTCAATTCCTGCAACGGCTGATCCTCAGCCTCCACAAAGTCCTCCACTGCCATTTTTCCCTCCAGATTTCAGTGGTTCAGACTTGCAGCCTACTACCAGTGAACATTCTTATGCAGGTGCTTCTGATGCACAGTCAAGCAAGCATAAGACCAGCAACAGAACTGTGGTTGTTGCTGTCGTTGTAACTGCTTCTGTGACCTTTTTCATTGCTGCCATGTTCTTTTTGTGCTGCCGTAAGTGTGGAGCTGGATCTAGGCGGGGAAGAAACGACGAGAGGCCTCTTCTCAGCTTATCCTTGAGTGACTATTCTATTg CCTCTTCACATAAGTCCTATGGTCTTGGCACTTCAACAAATGAAGAAAAGGTTGgcaatcaatctatcaacaacaaattGAACCATAACAAATTCAGCGGAAAATCTTATATGGAGTCACATTCTCTGAgcaattcaaaatttgaaaattcagTTGGAGTCACTACCACAAACACAGGAGAAGATTCTGTTCGCATGACACTGGGTACACCAGGACTGCCTCCATTGAAACCTCCTCCTGGAAGGACTGATCCTCCTAAACCACCTCTAGATAAGACAGCTCCATCCACACCCACGCCCACACCCACACCCACAGCTCCAGTACCACCCCCAGCTCCTCCAATAATTCAACAATTTGGAGGCCCACGTGCTCCGCCTCCTGCAACACCTCCTCCACCTCCTTTACCTTCTGGTATTAAGTCTGGTCCTcgtccaccaccacctccaggaGCCGGTGTCCCTCCTCCACGGCCGCCACCTCCAAGAGCTGGTGTCCCTCCACGGTCACCATCCATGGGCTTGAAACCCCCTCGACCAGCACTTAGTCATCCATCAACTTCTGCTTCAGCCGATGATGCTGATGATGGCCCTAATAAAGCTAAGCTGAAGCCTTTCTTCTGGGACAAGGTGTTAGCCAACCCTGATCATTCAATGGTTTGGCATCAGATAAAATCTGGCTCGTTCCA GTTCAATGAAGAAATGATAGAATCACTATTTGGCTATGCCCCTGCTGCAAAAAACATGAATGGGGGGAAGAAAGAGTCAGCATCACAAGATCCTTCGACCCAGTATATCCAACTAATTGATCCCAAAAGATCGCAAAATCTATCAATTCTTCTCAAAGCATTAAATGTGACTACAGAAGAAGTTTGCGATGCAATTGAAGAAG GAAATGAGCTTCCGGCAGAACTTATTCAAACATTGATAAAGATGGCACCTACAACTGAAGAGGAATTGAAGCTCAGACTCTACAGTGGCAATCTTTCTCAACTTGGTACTGCGGAGCGCTTCCTCAAAACCTTGGTTGAAATTCCTTTCGCCTTTAAGAGGCTTGAATCCTTGCTATTTATGTGCACTCTTCAGGAGGAGATATCAACGTTAAAAGAGTCTTTCACagttttggag GCTGCTTCCACAGAATTGCGGAAAAGTAGATTGTTTCTCAAGCTTCTCGAGGCTGTTCTTAAAACAGGAAACCGCATGAATGTCGGGACATTCCGCGGTGGTGCACAAGCATTTAAACTTGATACTCTCCTAAAATTAGCAGATGTGAAAGGAACAGATGGGAAAACGACACTGCTGCACTTTGTTGTTCAGGAAATAATTCGTTCGGAAGGCATGAGAGCTGCCCGAGCAGCCAAAGAGAGCCGGAGCTTGTCCAGCTTCAAGTCTGAAGATTTCCTCGAGGATTCTATTCAAGATTCTGACGATCAGTTCCAGAGAAAAGGTCTTCAGGTGGTTTCAGGTCTAAGTAGTGAGCTTGAGGATGTCAAGAAAGCTGCAGCTTTAGATGCTGACAGCGTAACAGGAACAGTGTCTAGGCTTGGTCATACACTCATAAAATCCAAGAATTTCCTTAGTTCGGAGATGAAGAATGTATCAGAAGAAAATGGATTCCATCAGGCATTAAAGAGTTTTGTGCAGAATGCGGAGGCTGATATTATGTGGTTGCTCGAGGAAGAGAAGCGAATAATGGCTCTTGTAAAGAGCACGTCAGATTACTTCCATGGAAATGCTGGAAAGGATGAGGGGTTGCGATTGTTCATCATAGTTCGGGATTTCCTTATAATTCTAGAAAAAGTGTGCAAAGAATTGCAATTTGCCCAACCAAAATCAAGTCGGACATCTAAGCAAGATGATTCAGCAGCAGGGCCTGTGGATCCACGCCAGCCTCCTACAACTGATCCTCGCCAGCGGCTGTTTCCAGCAATCACAGATCGGCGAGTGGATAGCTCAAGTTCAGACGACGAGTCATAG
- the LOC140836965 gene encoding probable histone H2A.1, with protein sequence MAGRGKTLGSGSAKKSQSRSSKAGLQFPVGRIARFLKAGKYAERVGAGAPVYLAAVLEYLAAEVLELAGNAARDNKKTRIVPRHIQLAVRNDEELSKLLGDVTIANGGVMPNIHNLLLPKKTGGSSKPSADED encoded by the exons ATGGCTGGTCGGGGCAAGACACTCGGATCCGGGTCTGCGAAGAAATCCCAGTCGAGGAGCAGCAAAGCGGGCCTCCAGTTTCCAGTCGGTCGTATCGCTCGTTTCCTCAAGGCCGGAAAGTACGCTGAGCGTGTCGGCGCTGGGGCTCCGGTATATCTCGCCGCTGTTCTTGAATACCTCGCCGCTGAG GTGCTGGAATTGGCTGGGAACGCAGCAAGGGATAACAAGAAGACAAGAATTGTGCCAAGGCACATCCAGTTGGCTGTCAGGAATGATGAAGAGCTGAGCAAACTCCTTGGAGATGTGACCATCGCCAACGGTGGAGTGATGCCCAACATTCACAACCTTTTGCTTCCTAAGAAGACCGGTGGATCATCGAAGCCCTCTGCCGATGAAGACTAG
- the LOC140836066 gene encoding uncharacterized protein produces MTHRIPTRANLAASPPFTEALQLKLSRILSSHQQLKIAFHRLNSQVAASLLEAEDVFASLAVPLTKLVGLKTVEMAAEGRFNSVLTANDRSNSQDEHYLSRAMVASNDLKERQKQQLIRLIDLLRKIETQVNSSQKSIFQSLADHQASIQNFFLKALTYASSIHQSNQKNDLSLVMLKLLKVASDLVIGALGSVEVQVDDLIHELATHMCNPMVEYVNVLKVEMKYGTCSHLLEVVKEMDSVMIARKFELEEARKTVRLAELSRVEALSKLREMEETTQKMTLYPGLLINAKEGPENVTQQEATDDTLIWELLRKKRKCLPNSSRVTAHSQWKEINPMLAVNPRMVLGSSPPSSTRKVLSRKRVTP; encoded by the exons ATGACGCACCGAATTCCAACTCGAGCCAACCTCGCCGCGTCGCCGCCGTTCACCGAAGCTCTTCAATTGAAGCTCTCGCGAATACTCTCGTCCCACCAGCAGCTAAAAATAGCCTTCCATCGGCTCAATTCTCAGGTCGCCGCCAGTTTGCTGGAG GCGGAAGATGTGTTTGCCTCCCTGGCTGTGCCGTTGACGAAACTTGTTGGGTTGAAGACGGTGGAAATGGCCGCGGAGGGGAGATTCAATTCTGTACTCACTGCCAATGATCGTTCGAATTCTCAA GATGAACACTATTTGAGTAGGGCTATGGTAGCTAGCAATGACCTGAAGGAGAGACAGAAGCAGCAACTTATACGACTGATCGACCTTCTGAGAAAAATTGAAACTCAGGTTAATTCAAGCCAAAAGAGCATCTTCCAGAGCCTAGCAGACCATCAAGCTTCCATACAAAATTTCTTCCTCAAAGCATTGACATATGCTTCTTCTATCCATCAGTCAAACCAGAAGAATGACCTCTCCCTTGTAATGCTTAAGCTCCTTAAAGTCGCCTCTGATCTCGTTATAGGCGCCCTCGGGTCAGTGGAGGTTCAAGTGGATGACCTAATTCATGAATTGGCTACACATATGTGTAATCCCATGGTTGAGTATGTAAATGTTCTTAAAGTTGAAATGAAATACGGAACATGTTCACATTTATTGGAGGTAGTTAAAGAGATGGACAGTGTGATGATCGCAAGGAAGTTTGAGTTGGAGGAAGCAAGAAAAACAGTAAGGTTAGCTGAGTTGAGTAGGGTTGAGGCTTTGAGCAAGTTAAGGGAAAtggaagaaacaactcagaaAATGACATTATACCCAGGATTACTAATAAACGCTAAAGAAGGACCAGAGAACGTGACACAACAAGAG GCTACAGATGATACTTTAATATGGGAACTTCTGAGAAAGAAAAGGAAATGTCTACCTAATTCATCAAGGGTGACCGCGCATTCCCAATGGAAAGAGATAAACCCAATGTTAGCAGTGAATCCCAGGATGGTTTTAGGTTCTTCTCCTCCATCTTCCACAAGAAAAGTTTTATCTCGGAAACGCGTAACTCCTTGA
- the LOC140836967 gene encoding organic cation/carnitine transporter 4-like, translating to MSENFPSECSRPNDPDLHRPLLGQDESASVNLSERLCVDDMLQKFCGEFGRWQLRHFVLTSMAWALEAFHTMVVIFADREPAWRCTSGGTAGCSAAAKSVCELEPGSWEWIGGGGSSTVAEFGLVCGQKYKVGLVQALFFGGCMIGAGVFGHLSDSKLGRKGSLMVVCILNAIFGCLTALSPDYYTYALFRLLTGFSTGGVGLCAFVLATEPVGPTKRGIAGMSTFYFFSAGIAVLSGVAYIFRSWRALYVASSIPSILFLVIILPFVSESPRWCLIRGKTKRAMKIMRQIAKSNGNDIPDGVTLALDEEASETPDKYTDRASDKTELESKEAVTGSLVDVLRSPLTRIRLFLAVGINFLCSIVYYGLSLNAVNLGTNLYLNVLLNAVAEMPAYLLTALLLDKYGRKPLAIGTQWFSGAFCIAGALLKGYGIWKTIRMVCGVLGIFGMAGTYNLLFIYTIELFPTVVRNAALGCATQAAQMGAILVPFIVVLGDGIPFLVFGVCGALGGFLAFYLPETLNRPLYDTMAGMEDGETDRAGSCSI from the exons ATGTCAGAGAATTTCCCTTCGGAATGTTCACGTCCCAATGACCCAGACCTCCACCGGCCGCTTCTCGGACAGGATGAATCGGCCTCCGTCAATCTGTCGGAGAGGCTGTGCGTAGACGACATGCTGCAGAAGTTTTGCGGGGAGTTCGGACGGTGGCAGCTGAGACACTTCGTTTTGACCAGCATGGCTTGGGCTCTGGAGGCGTTCCACACCATGGTTGTCATCTTCGCCGACCGGGAACCTGCTTGGCGGTGCACGAGCGGCGGCACCGCTGGTTGCTCCGCGGCGGCGAAGAGCGTTTGCGAGCTCGAACCCGGTTCTTGGGAGTGGATCGGTGGAGGGGGGAGTTCGACGGTTGCAGAGTTCGGGTTGGTTTGTGGACAGAAATACAAGGTTGGGTTGGTCCAGGCCTTGTTTTTCGGAGGCTGCATGATAG GTGCTGGAGTATTTGGCCACCTTTCAGATTCTAAACTGGGAAGGAAAGGTTCACTAATGGTGGTATGCATCTTGAATGCCATTTTTGGTTGTCTTACTGCACTTTCTCCAGATTACTATACCTATGCTCTCTTTCGTCTCCTCACCGGATTCAGCACCGGCGGAGTCGGCCTGTGTGCTTTTGTCCTAGCAACAGAACCTGTCGGCCCTACTAAGCGTGGAATCGCAGGAATGTCCACATTCTATTTCTTCTCAGCTGGGATAGCAGTGCTTTCAGGTGTAGCTTACATTTTTCGATCATGGCGAGCCCTTTATGTCGCATCTTCGATTCCATCCATTCTTTTCCTTGTAATCATCCTACCATTCGTGTCTGAGTCCCCTCGATGGTGTCTCATCCGAGGAAAGACGAAACGTGCCATGAAAATCATGCGTCAAATCGCTAAATCTAATGGAAATGACATCCCGGATGGTGTCACCCTCGCCCTGGATGAAGAGGCGAGTGAAACACCGGATAAATATACAGATAGAGCTTCTGATAAGACCGAACTTGAATCGAAGGAAGCAGTAACGGGATCCTTGGTGGATGTGCTTCGTTCACCACTGACACGTATCCGTTTATTCCTAGCTGTTGGCATCAACTTTTTATGCTCGATTGTCTATTATGGGCTGAGCTTAAATGCAGTAAATCTCGGAACCAATCTGTATCTAAATGTTTTGCTCAATGCAGTGGCTGAAATGCCTGCATATCTGCTAACCGCACTCTTGTTAGATAAGTATGGACGAAAGCCTTTAGCCATAGGGACACAATGGTTTAGTGGAGCATTTTGTATTGCGGGAGCCTTGTTAAAGGGCTATGGTATTTGGAAGACGATCCGAATGGTTTGCGGTGTGTTGGGGATATTTGGCATGGCCGGAACTTACAATTTGCTGTTTATTTATACCATAGAGTTGTTTCCAACGGTCGTTCGGAATGCAGCGCTTGGATGCGCGACACAAGCAGCACAAATGGGAGCAATATTGGTGCCATTCATCGTTGTCTTGGGAGATGGAATCCCATTTTTGGTCTTTGGGGTTTGTGGGGCTTTAGGAGGGTTTTTGGCGTTTTACTTACCGGAGACTTTGAACCGGCCTTTGTATGATACAATGGCTGGAATGGAGGATGGAGAAACCGATCGAGCGGGCTCATGTTCGATATGA
- the LOC140836968 gene encoding organelle RRM domain-containing protein 2, mitochondrial, whose product MAMRAAATTTAAATAAATRGGGLRAMFSSLSSFPFNIPQTNVEKPPPAEPSTNLFVSGLSKRTTTEGLRTAFAKFGEVVHAKVVTDRVSGYSKGYGFVNYASLEDAASGIKGMDGQFLDGWVIFAEYARPRPPIPSLNNGPPQGWQ is encoded by the exons ATGGCGATGAGAGCGGCTGCCACTACGACGGCGGCGGCGACGGCCGCGGCCACCAGAGGCGGAGGTTTGAGGGCTATGTTCTCGTCTCTTTCGAGCTTTCCGTTCAATATACCACAAACTAATGTCGAGAAGCCGCCTCCTGCGGAACCTTCTACGAATCTCTTTGTTTCTG GGCTTAGCAAACGTACAACAACAGAAGGTCTGCGGACTGCCTTTGCTAAGTTTGGTGAAGTGGTCCACg CTAAAGTGGTTACCGATCGGGTCTCTGGCTATTCAAAGGGCTATGGTTTTGTAAACTATGCATCATTAGAAGATGCTGCTTCAGGAATTAAGGGCATGGATGGCCAG TTTCTAGACGGTTGGGTTATATTCGCAGAGTATGCAAGACCAAGACCTCCCATCCCATCACTCAACAACGGACCTCCTCAGGGTTGGCAGTGA